TATAGGTTCCTATAAGTTCATTATCTGAGTTTTGTACTGATCCTAAAAGAGTTATGGTCTCTGCCATGCGCTGCACCCGTCTAAGCGCAGGGATAATGAGTTTTACCGTTTCGTTTGCTTCTTCTATCGTGAATGTCTTCATGAGAGCATCTCCGCAATCCTCTCGCCAAATTCTCTTGCCGCGTCAGGACCATTTGCTGTGATAAGGTTTCCATCAACAACAACAGGCCTGTCAACAAAGATTGCTTTTCCTTTATGCGTCATGAGCATTCGGGCGTCGTGATCGGGAAAGACTGTTACTTGTTTTCCTTCAACAACGCCTGCTTTTGCAAGAAGGGTAGGTGCGATGCAGATTGCAGCAATGTTTTTTGATGCTAGCTTTGCAGCTTTGATGAGATTCATTACTTCAGGATAATTTGCAAGTTCTGGCGCACCCGGACCTCCTACGAGGATAATAACATCAAAGTCGTCAAGATTTATTTCTTTGACATGAAAGTCTGGCATAACTACTGCGCCGAGTTTTCCCTGACAAGAATCTGCAACTGACGCTGTGTAGCACTGATGACCTCTTGA
This region of Candidatus Woesearchaeota archaeon genomic DNA includes:
- a CDS encoding DJ-1/PfpI family protein; the encoded protein is MAKALFILAPNGFRDEEFFEPKEVLESRGHQCYTASVADSCQGKLGAVVMPDFHVKEINLDDFDVIILVGGPGAPELANYPEVMNLIKAAKLASKNIAAICIAPTLLAKAGVVEGKQVTVFPDHDARMLMTHKGKAIFVDRPVVVDGNLITANGPDAAREFGERIAEMLS